One part of the Thiothrix nivea DSM 5205 genome encodes these proteins:
- a CDS encoding acyltransferase family protein yields the protein MKLYKLEAVRGAAAFYLVLHHTLPHEIWLWGVNVGNLLRFGQESVITFFLLSGFVIHYSWSLSSDRRFRAYFLKRFTRLYVPLLVVLPLTWLISSWLQGKWLLPDFPNLAGNLLMLQDLKDETRPGALVGPYMGNSPLWSLSYEWWFYMLYFPLMTWVKDASWRTMLVFGISIAAAIAYTLEPLYVLRVLMYFSIWWAGVWLAEIWLGKQRVGFRDALPAIIGLGGVSLILLINLFNWMQQGNNPAIGFHPFLELRHEGFALALILAAIAWSKFYWIGFDWLVWPFMIFAPISYALYISHVHLMQKATWFSFLGNSYMEWFAYLAVLLAFSWWLERKFYPAVRRKILRWGLPPRAAQVFAAGGRT from the coding sequence ATGAAACTATACAAGCTGGAAGCAGTCCGTGGCGCTGCCGCTTTTTATCTGGTGTTGCACCATACCTTGCCGCATGAAATCTGGCTGTGGGGTGTCAATGTCGGGAATTTGCTGCGCTTTGGGCAGGAATCGGTGATTACTTTTTTTTTGCTGTCCGGTTTTGTCATCCATTATTCATGGAGCCTGTCCAGTGACCGGCGTTTCCGTGCTTATTTCCTCAAGCGGTTTACCCGCCTGTATGTGCCTTTGCTGGTGGTTTTGCCGCTCACTTGGCTAATTAGTTCGTGGTTGCAGGGTAAATGGCTTTTGCCGGATTTCCCCAACTTGGCGGGCAACTTGCTGATGTTGCAGGACCTGAAGGATGAAACCCGGCCTGGCGCGTTGGTCGGGCCGTATATGGGCAATTCGCCGTTGTGGTCATTGTCATATGAGTGGTGGTTTTACATGCTGTATTTCCCGTTGATGACCTGGGTTAAAGATGCCAGCTGGCGGACGATGCTGGTTTTTGGCATCTCTATTGCCGCTGCCATCGCCTATACGCTGGAACCCCTTTATGTATTGCGGGTGCTGATGTATTTTTCTATCTGGTGGGCCGGCGTCTGGTTGGCTGAAATTTGGCTGGGGAAACAGCGGGTCGGCTTCAGGGATGCGCTGCCTGCCATTATCGGTTTGGGCGGGGTGTCCCTGATCCTGCTGATTAACCTGTTCAACTGGATGCAGCAGGGGAATAATCCGGCAATTGGCTTCCACCCATTTCTGGAACTGCGCCACGAGGGGTTTGCGCTGGCGCTGATCTTGGCGGCAATTGCCTGGAGCAAGTTTTACTGGATTGGGTTTGATTGGCTGGTATGGCCATTCATGATTTTCGCGCCCATTTCCTATGCCCTGTATATCAGTCATGTGCATTTGATGCAGAAAGCGACCTGGTTTTCTTTTCTGGGTAACTCTTATATGGAGTGGTTCGCGTATCTGGCTGTTTTGCTGGCATTCAGTTGGTGGTTGGAGCGCAAGTTTTACCCAGCGGTACGCCGGAAAATCCTGCGTTGGGGCTTGCCGCCACGCGCCGCGCAGGTGTTTGCCGCAGGGGGGCGGACATGA
- a CDS encoding GNAT family N-acetyltransferase: MTALYAYIQSDFNSPEQIVLPGQPHPPGLLCTDIPFMPAPYLDLPSGVTEFEAMFSSRFWKEIRRRYRMLERHECRLEFMVVSDAAGMQVWLPRVRQVFLKRWEKHYTSCLWTDDDGFALHLRSAARLADSGQAQLVLLLMDGVVVTYALTLLDDSCCYIFHHSALMDEKYKPYAPGRLLFDFIIRQAINQRLRRVDFMQGEGAHKALWTSSQRMVRWRVTSPQTILGYLLHGPRVAYYWLRVRLQNQLELKLKVQYSIVWLRDFMAQPRASG; the protein is encoded by the coding sequence ATGACTGCACTTTATGCCTACATCCAGTCGGACTTCAATTCGCCCGAGCAGATTGTGCTGCCGGGGCAACCACATCCGCCCGGGTTATTGTGTACGGACATTCCTTTCATGCCCGCACCATATCTGGATTTACCAAGTGGCGTGACGGAATTCGAGGCTATGTTTTCCAGCCGTTTCTGGAAGGAAATCCGCCGCCGTTACCGGATGTTGGAGCGGCATGAATGCAGGCTGGAGTTTATGGTTGTCAGTGATGCAGCGGGGATGCAGGTCTGGTTGCCACGGGTACGGCAAGTGTTCCTGAAACGTTGGGAAAAACACTATACCTCGTGCCTGTGGACGGATGATGATGGGTTTGCGCTGCATTTGCGTAGCGCTGCCAGGTTGGCGGATAGTGGGCAGGCGCAATTGGTGTTGCTGCTGATGGATGGGGTGGTGGTTACGTATGCGCTGACATTATTGGATGATAGCTGTTGTTACATTTTTCATCATTCAGCTTTGATGGATGAGAAATACAAACCCTATGCGCCAGGCCGTTTACTGTTTGATTTCATTATCCGCCAGGCCATTAACCAGCGGTTGCGGCGGGTTGATTTCATGCAGGGGGAGGGGGCGCATAAAGCCCTATGGACTTCCAGCCAGCGTATGGTGCGCTGGCGTGTTACGTCGCCGCAAACGATACTGGGGTATTTGTTGCACGGGCCACGAGTGGCTTATTACTGGTTGCGGGTACGTCTGCAAAACCAACTGGAACTGAAGTTGAAAGTCCAGTACTCCATCGTCTGGCTGCGGGATTTCATGGCTCAGCCGAGGGCGTCAGGCTGA
- the ccoN gene encoding cytochrome-c oxidase, cbb3-type subunit I, with protein sequence MQNQQTYNYKVVRQFAIMTVVWGIVGMLVGVIIAAQLRWPELNFDTPWLTFSRLRPLHTNAVIFAFGGSALFATSLYVVQRTCHVRLISDKLAAFVFWGWQFIIVLAAITFPLGITSSREYAELEWPIDLLVTVVWVAYAILFFGTIMKRKTSHIYVALWFFGAYILTIALLHLVNNAELPIVLFGGSDWFKSYSVYPGAIDAMVQWWYGHNAVGFFLTAAFLGMMYYFVPMQAGRPIYSYRLSVVHFWALISTYMWAGPHHLHYTALPDWTQSLGMIFSLILLAPSWGGMINGIMTLSGAWHKLRTDPILRFLIVSLSFYGMSTFEGPMMAIKTVNELSHYTDWTVGHVHSGALGWVAMVSIGSLYALIPKLFGRDGMYSSKLIEVHFWVMTVGVVLYIAAMWISGVLQGLMWRAVNADGTLTYSFIESVEAMYPFYFVRFLGGVLVLAGMFIMAYNVWKTVADAKPANDAIPAVAH encoded by the coding sequence ATGCAAAACCAGCAGACCTACAATTACAAGGTCGTGCGGCAGTTTGCCATTATGACGGTGGTCTGGGGGATCGTCGGCATGTTGGTAGGCGTGATCATTGCCGCGCAGTTACGTTGGCCGGAGTTGAATTTTGATACGCCGTGGTTGACGTTTAGCCGTTTACGCCCGCTGCATACCAATGCGGTTATCTTTGCCTTCGGGGGTTCCGCCCTGTTTGCGACTTCGCTGTATGTAGTACAGCGTACCTGCCATGTGCGACTGATTTCTGACAAGCTGGCTGCCTTCGTGTTCTGGGGCTGGCAATTCATCATTGTGCTGGCGGCGATTACGTTCCCGTTGGGGATTACATCCTCCAGGGAATATGCAGAACTGGAATGGCCGATTGACCTGCTGGTGACCGTGGTGTGGGTGGCTTACGCGATCCTGTTCTTCGGCACTATCATGAAGCGCAAGACTTCGCATATCTATGTGGCGTTGTGGTTCTTTGGTGCGTATATCCTGACCATTGCCTTGCTGCATCTGGTGAATAATGCCGAGTTGCCGATTGTTCTGTTTGGTGGCAGTGACTGGTTCAAGTCCTACTCTGTTTACCCTGGCGCGATTGATGCGATGGTACAATGGTGGTACGGGCATAATGCAGTAGGTTTCTTCCTGACTGCGGCATTCCTGGGGATGATGTATTACTTCGTGCCCATGCAGGCTGGCCGTCCTATTTATTCCTATCGCTTGTCTGTTGTGCATTTCTGGGCGCTGATCTCCACTTATATGTGGGCCGGCCCTCACCATCTGCACTACACTGCGCTGCCTGACTGGACCCAATCCTTGGGTATGATCTTCTCCCTGATCCTGCTGGCTCCTTCTTGGGGCGGTATGATCAACGGCATCATGACGCTTTCCGGCGCATGGCACAAATTGCGTACTGACCCTATCCTGCGCTTCCTGATTGTTTCCTTGTCCTTCTATGGCATGTCCACGTTTGAAGGCCCAATGATGGCGATCAAAACCGTGAACGAGCTTTCCCACTACACTGACTGGACGGTTGGTCACGTTCACTCCGGTGCATTGGGCTGGGTGGCAATGGTGTCCATCGGTTCCCTGTATGCGCTGATTCCGAAGCTGTTCGGCCGTGATGGCATGTACAGTTCCAAGCTGATTGAAGTGCATTTCTGGGTTATGACCGTGGGCGTGGTGCTTTACATCGCTGCCATGTGGATTTCCGGTGTGCTGCAAGGCTTGATGTGGCGTGCAGTCAATGCGGACGGTACGCTGACTTACAGCTTCATCGAATCCGTTGAAGCCATGTATCCGTTCTACTTCGTGCGTTTCCTCGGTGGTGTCCTGGTGCTTGCTGGCATGTTTATCATGGCCTACAACGTCTGGAAAACCGTCGCTGATGCGAAGCCTGCCAATGATGCCATTCCGGCAGTCGCCCACTAA
- the ccoO gene encoding cytochrome-c oxidase, cbb3-type subunit II, whose protein sequence is MSSGHDIVEKNTGLMALLIVLVVSMGGLAEIVPLFFMKDTTEPVDGLKPYTALQLEGRDVYIKNGCYLCHSQMIRPFRAETERYGHYSVAGEFVYDHPFQWGSKRTGPDLARVGGRYSDDWHRVHLNNPRDVVPESNMPGFPWLSTTVLDGADTAAKMKTMQALGVPYTDEEIAKGPDEVKGKTEQDALIAYLQNLGTVVKTKR, encoded by the coding sequence ATGAGTAGCGGACATGACATTGTTGAAAAAAATACGGGCTTGATGGCTCTGTTGATTGTACTCGTGGTGAGTATGGGGGGCTTGGCTGAGATTGTGCCATTGTTCTTCATGAAAGATACCACCGAGCCTGTCGACGGCTTGAAGCCTTATACCGCCCTGCAACTGGAAGGGCGTGATGTTTACATCAAGAACGGTTGTTACCTGTGCCATTCGCAAATGATCCGCCCGTTCCGTGCGGAAACCGAGCGTTATGGGCACTATTCCGTTGCCGGGGAGTTTGTCTACGACCATCCGTTCCAATGGGGTTCCAAGCGTACTGGGCCTGATCTGGCGCGGGTTGGCGGGCGTTACAGTGATGACTGGCATCGTGTCCACCTGAACAACCCGCGTGACGTGGTGCCTGAGTCCAACATGCCGGGGTTCCCTTGGTTGTCCACCACCGTGCTGGATGGCGCGGATACGGCGGCCAAGATGAAAACCATGCAGGCGCTGGGCGTTCCTTACACAGATGAAGAAATCGCCAAAGGTCCAGATGAGGTGAAAGGCAAAACTGAACAGGATGCCTTGATTGCTTATCTGCAAAACCTGGGGACGGTCGTCAAGACCAAAAGGTGA
- a CDS encoding CcoQ/FixQ family Cbb3-type cytochrome c oxidase assembly chaperone produces the protein MMDYNDFRGITTLMVMIAFLGVVWWAYSSRRKQRFDNAANSIFEDEEKQLHDASVKEVDK, from the coding sequence ATGATGGATTACAACGATTTCCGTGGCATAACGACGCTGATGGTGATGATCGCCTTTCTGGGGGTCGTATGGTGGGCTTACAGCAGCAGACGCAAACAGCGCTTTGATAATGCTGCCAATTCCATCTTCGAGGACGAGGAAAAGCAGTTGCACGATGCGTCAGTTAAGGAGGTAGACAAATGA
- the ccoP gene encoding cytochrome-c oxidase, cbb3-type subunit III, translated as MSSFWSGWIILITLGNIFACYWLVRWTTKKRSGEAAMGEVTGHQWDGLQEYNNPLPRWWLWLFYGTLVFSLGYLVLFPGLGTFKGVLNWSSQGSQYGDEMEQAAQTYDPVFKKYAAMPIAQVAADEEAKGMGRRMFLSYCSQCHGSDAGGAKGFPNLADNDWLYGGAPEQIEQTILNGRQGVMPPHKDRVDEAGIDALANYVMSLSGREADAAKVAQGQQLFTANGCIACHGVDGKGNQALGAPNLTDNTWLYGSSAETIKETIANGRNGQMPAHADFLGTDKVHLLAAYVYGLSNPAGK; from the coding sequence ATGAGTAGTTTTTGGAGTGGTTGGATTATCCTGATCACACTGGGCAATATTTTTGCCTGTTACTGGCTGGTTCGCTGGACAACCAAAAAGCGTTCAGGTGAAGCAGCAATGGGTGAGGTTACAGGGCATCAATGGGATGGCCTGCAAGAGTATAACAATCCGCTGCCGCGCTGGTGGTTGTGGTTGTTCTACGGCACCCTGGTCTTCTCACTGGGTTATCTGGTGCTGTTCCCCGGTTTGGGTACTTTCAAAGGTGTGTTGAACTGGAGTTCCCAGGGAAGCCAGTACGGCGATGAGATGGAACAGGCCGCCCAAACCTATGATCCGGTTTTCAAAAAGTATGCCGCCATGCCGATTGCCCAGGTAGCTGCGGATGAGGAAGCCAAAGGCATGGGTCGTCGTATGTTCCTGAGCTACTGCTCACAGTGCCATGGCTCTGACGCTGGCGGTGCGAAAGGTTTCCCCAACTTGGCCGACAATGACTGGTTGTATGGTGGCGCGCCTGAGCAGATCGAACAGACCATCCTGAATGGCCGTCAAGGCGTGATGCCTCCACACAAGGATCGCGTGGATGAAGCTGGCATTGATGCGCTGGCGAATTACGTCATGAGCCTGAGTGGTCGCGAAGCCGATGCAGCCAAGGTGGCGCAAGGCCAGCAACTGTTCACAGCAAATGGTTGTATTGCTTGCCATGGCGTGGACGGTAAAGGTAATCAGGCGCTGGGCGCTCCTAATCTGACGGACAATACCTGGTTGTATGGTTCTTCCGCAGAAACCATCAAGGAAACCATTGCCAATGGCCGTAACGGCCAGATGCCTGCCCATGCCGACTTCCTCGGTACGGACAAGGTGCATTTGTTGGCAGCTTATGTCTACGGGTTATCCAATCCAGCGGGTAAGTAA
- the ccoG gene encoding cytochrome c oxidase accessory protein CcoG has product MSENPAKTDAGSGNDSGFYQKHKKIYPRKTKGLFTNLRKFSVWGLLGLYYILPWLKWNDQQLVLFDLPARKFYIFGMVFWPQDVFYLAVLLILAALLLFFVTALAGRVWCGYACPQTVWSEVYIWIEQWVEGDRPQQIKLDNAPWDRVKIGKKVLKQVLWIFFSLWTGFTFVGFFVPVEDLWFELASGTIAGWSLFWILFYAFATYGNAGFLREQVCLYMCPYARFQSAMFDKDTMIISYDEARGEPRGARKRGADKPADKGDCVDCTLCVQVCPTGIDIRDGLQYQCISCAACIDACDSIMDKMGYPRGLVRYTTEHALKGGTTHVFRVRTFIYAGLLSLIALALMYSIFNRIPLEMDIIRDRNSLYRDTGDGNIENVYTLKVINMDEKEHSYTISVSGIDGMKLVGAENVHVPSGKVTEVPVKVVANPDKMESRSQEVMFHIEATDTPALAQTQKARFLGPN; this is encoded by the coding sequence ATGTCTGAAAATCCTGCCAAAACTGATGCCGGAAGCGGCAATGACTCTGGTTTCTACCAGAAGCACAAGAAGATCTATCCACGCAAAACCAAAGGTTTGTTTACCAACCTGCGCAAGTTCTCCGTATGGGGTTTGTTGGGGCTTTACTATATTCTGCCGTGGCTCAAGTGGAACGACCAGCAATTGGTATTGTTTGACCTGCCAGCGCGTAAGTTTTACATATTCGGTATGGTTTTCTGGCCACAGGACGTTTTTTACCTAGCGGTATTGTTGATCCTCGCAGCTTTGCTGCTGTTTTTCGTGACGGCGCTGGCAGGGCGCGTATGGTGTGGCTACGCCTGCCCGCAAACGGTCTGGAGTGAGGTTTATATCTGGATCGAGCAGTGGGTGGAAGGCGACCGCCCGCAACAAATCAAGCTGGACAATGCACCGTGGGATCGGGTCAAGATCGGCAAGAAAGTGCTCAAGCAAGTGCTATGGATTTTCTTCTCGTTGTGGACGGGCTTTACTTTTGTGGGTTTCTTCGTGCCGGTGGAAGATTTGTGGTTTGAGCTTGCCAGCGGGACTATCGCGGGCTGGTCGCTGTTCTGGATCCTGTTCTACGCCTTCGCCACTTATGGCAACGCCGGTTTCCTGCGTGAACAGGTCTGTCTCTACATGTGCCCCTATGCACGTTTCCAGAGCGCCATGTTCGACAAGGACACCATGATCATTTCCTATGACGAGGCGCGTGGCGAACCACGTGGCGCACGCAAGCGCGGGGCGGACAAGCCTGCCGACAAGGGTGATTGCGTCGACTGTACTCTGTGCGTACAGGTATGCCCGACCGGTATCGACATCCGGGATGGCCTGCAATACCAGTGCATCAGTTGCGCCGCCTGCATCGACGCTTGCGATAGCATTATGGATAAAATGGGTTACCCGCGTGGTCTGGTGCGTTACACGACCGAACATGCCCTGAAGGGTGGGACGACACACGTCTTCCGCGTCCGCACCTTCATTTATGCCGGTTTGCTGTCGTTGATCGCGTTAGCGCTGATGTATTCCATCTTCAACCGGATACCGCTGGAGATGGATATTATCCGCGACCGCAATTCCCTGTACCGCGATACCGGTGATGGTAACATTGAAAATGTTTACACCCTGAAAGTCATCAATATGGATGAAAAGGAACACAGCTATACAATCAGTGTTTCCGGTATTGATGGCATGAAGCTGGTAGGTGCGGAAAATGTGCACGTACCATCCGGTAAGGTAACGGAAGTGCCGGTTAAAGTGGTTGCCAACCCTGACAAAATGGAATCCCGTAGTCAGGAAGTCATGTTCCATATTGAAGCTACCGATACCCCGGCGCTGGCGCAAACCCAGAAGGCTCGGTTCCTCGGCCCTAATTAA
- a CDS encoding FixH family protein: MHVQVEDTSPWYKQFWPWALMVMPATAVVAGLYTYSLAASGSSGLVVDDYYNAGKAINRSLAKGQKAAAMGLQGKLTLDGQSVQLALDNADIQAQQQLVLKLYHATFPGRDQSVLLSKAGSGQWSGRIHDLSAGKWYIHLMPMDESWRLQGTLPKVESATLDLQPDL, from the coding sequence ATGCACGTTCAAGTTGAAGATACCAGCCCTTGGTATAAACAGTTCTGGCCCTGGGCGTTAATGGTGATGCCCGCAACGGCGGTGGTGGCTGGCCTCTACACCTATTCGCTGGCCGCATCCGGTTCCAGTGGCTTAGTGGTGGATGACTATTACAATGCAGGCAAAGCCATCAACCGTTCATTGGCGAAAGGCCAAAAAGCAGCGGCCATGGGCTTGCAGGGAAAACTGACGCTGGATGGGCAATCGGTACAACTGGCGCTGGATAATGCTGACATCCAAGCTCAGCAGCAACTGGTGCTGAAACTGTACCATGCCACTTTCCCAGGCCGTGACCAGTCGGTGCTATTGAGCAAAGCCGGTTCCGGCCAGTGGAGCGGGCGTATCCATGACTTGTCAGCAGGCAAATGGTATATCCATCTGATGCCGATGGATGAAAGCTGGCGTTTGCAAGGTACTTTGCCTAAGGTAGAAAGTGCCACTCTGGATTTGCAACCGGATTTGTAA
- the hemN gene encoding oxygen-independent coproporphyrinogen III oxidase codes for MNIVQFDANLIRRYDTAGPRYTSYPTAVAFGPFTEDEYKAHAYMSNEDPIPLPLSLYFHIPFCDTVCFYCGCNKIVTKDHSKATTYLEYLFREIEMQAKLYDRDRTVEQLHWGGGTPTFLNHDEMRALMEKTRQHFSLHITDEGDYSIEIDPRSVTAETIGVLREIGFNRFSLGVQDVDAKVQAAVNRIQPIEQTTAIIDACRAQGAKSISVDLIYGLPFQTVDSFRQTLNTIIDMSPDRLSVFNYAHMPNLFKPQRRINEEDLPTPETKLQIMQLAVEHLTAAGYEYIGMDHFAKPDDELALAQRQGTLHRNFQGYTTHADCDLIGMGVSSISSVAECYSQNAKSMEEYCAAIDAGYLPVIKGLTLDEDDVLRRYIIQQLACQFALDFSQVGRLFSLEFADYFQRELEMLQPMAADELLRFTNKGVEVTPRGRFLIRNICMVFDVSLRKQSVQQRFSRVI; via the coding sequence ATGAACATAGTCCAATTCGATGCAAATTTGATACGCCGGTATGACACGGCGGGGCCGCGTTATACATCTTATCCGACGGCGGTTGCATTTGGACCTTTTACCGAAGATGAATACAAGGCGCACGCCTACATGAGCAATGAGGATCCTATTCCTCTGCCGTTGTCGCTGTATTTTCATATCCCGTTTTGCGACACGGTTTGCTTTTACTGTGGTTGTAACAAGATTGTCACCAAGGATCATTCCAAAGCGACTACTTACCTGGAATACCTGTTCCGTGAAATTGAAATGCAGGCCAAGCTGTATGACCGCGACCGCACGGTGGAGCAATTGCATTGGGGTGGTGGTACGCCCACTTTCCTGAATCACGATGAAATGCGCGCGCTGATGGAAAAAACCCGTCAGCATTTCAGCCTGCATATTACGGATGAAGGCGATTATTCCATCGAGATTGACCCGCGCTCCGTGACGGCAGAAACGATTGGCGTTTTGCGTGAAATCGGCTTTAACCGTTTCAGCCTAGGTGTACAGGATGTGGATGCCAAGGTGCAAGCCGCCGTTAACCGCATCCAGCCGATTGAACAGACCACTGCCATTATTGATGCCTGCCGTGCACAAGGCGCTAAGTCGATCAGCGTGGATCTGATTTACGGGTTGCCGTTCCAGACGGTTGATAGCTTCCGCCAGACGCTGAATACTATCATTGACATGTCACCTGACCGCCTTTCTGTATTCAATTATGCGCACATGCCCAACCTGTTCAAGCCGCAGCGCCGCATCAACGAAGAAGACTTGCCAACGCCGGAAACCAAGCTGCAAATCATGCAGTTGGCGGTTGAACACCTGACTGCTGCGGGCTACGAATACATCGGCATGGATCATTTCGCCAAGCCGGATGATGAGTTGGCGCTCGCCCAGCGGCAGGGAACTTTGCACCGCAATTTCCAAGGCTATACCACCCATGCGGATTGTGACCTGATTGGCATGGGCGTCAGTTCCATCAGTAGCGTGGCAGAGTGCTATAGCCAGAATGCCAAGAGCATGGAAGAGTACTGCGCGGCCATAGATGCAGGGTATCTGCCAGTTATCAAGGGGCTGACCCTGGATGAAGATGATGTGTTGCGCCGTTACATCATCCAGCAATTGGCTTGTCAGTTTGCGCTGGATTTTTCCCAGGTTGGGCGTCTGTTTAGTCTGGAGTTCGCTGATTATTTTCAGCGCGAACTGGAAATGCTCCAGCCCATGGCTGCGGATGAATTGCTGCGTTTCACCAACAAGGGTGTAGAAGTCACGCCACGTGGGCGTTTCCTGATCCGTAACATTTGCATGGTGTTTGATGTCAGCCTGCGCAAGCAGAGTGTCCAGCAGCGTTTTTCGCGGGTTATCTGA
- the fnr gene encoding fumarate/nitrate reduction transcriptional regulator Fnr has translation MKTVPLHSAKKAAVACHNCSLSELCLPRGLTREELDLLENSINKTVKIKKKDYLFHRDDSQHAIYAVKAGAVKTSLSTPDGEEQILGFYLPGDLLGFDAFARDRHTCDAQALDDTLVCELSMDNFQDLCGKLPVMRGQMMRQIGTELEREQMLLLTLGQMRTEERLATFLSSLSERNRERGFSANEFNLPMARHDLANYLGMAVETLSRMFSRLQEESIISVQHRLVKIDDMSRLKQLAHHTCRPASDVL, from the coding sequence ATGAAAACAGTCCCTTTACACAGCGCCAAGAAAGCCGCCGTCGCCTGCCACAATTGCAGCCTGAGCGAGCTGTGCCTGCCACGCGGCCTGACGCGGGAAGAACTGGATCTGTTGGAAAATTCCATCAACAAAACGGTTAAAATCAAAAAGAAAGACTACCTGTTCCACCGTGACGACAGCCAACATGCCATTTACGCAGTCAAGGCAGGCGCGGTAAAGACCTCACTCTCAACCCCGGATGGCGAAGAACAAATACTCGGTTTTTACCTTCCTGGCGACCTGCTGGGCTTTGATGCCTTCGCCCGTGACCGCCATACCTGTGACGCACAGGCGCTTGACGATACCTTGGTATGTGAACTAAGCATGGATAATTTCCAGGACTTGTGCGGCAAGCTTCCGGTCATGCGCGGGCAAATGATGCGCCAGATCGGCACTGAGCTGGAACGTGAACAGATGCTGCTTCTGACCCTTGGGCAAATGCGCACCGAAGAACGCCTCGCCACATTCCTGTCCAGCCTGTCAGAGCGCAACCGGGAGCGCGGGTTTTCCGCCAATGAATTCAACCTGCCAATGGCACGCCACGACCTAGCCAACTACTTAGGTATGGCAGTCGAAACGCTCAGCCGCATGTTTTCACGCCTACAGGAGGAAAGCATCATTTCCGTCCAGCATCGGCTGGTAAAAATTGATGATATGAGCCGCCTCAAGCAGCTGGCGCATCACACCTGCCGCCCTGCCAGTGATGTACTTTAA
- a CDS encoding DUF3149 domain-containing protein, whose product MAELLFGSWMGILTIIVILFMLVMMAYLGWVFVKKSGE is encoded by the coding sequence ATGGCGGAACTACTCTTTGGAAGCTGGATGGGCATATTAACCATCATCGTCATTCTATTTATGTTGGTAATGATGGCTTATCTGGGTTGGGTATTTGTAAAAAAATCAGGCGAATAG
- the pssA gene encoding CDP-diacylglycerol--serine O-phosphatidyltransferase: MPNLLTTGAMFGGFYAVVAAMQGKFEAAAIAVFVAMILDGLDGRVARMTNTQSEFGAQYDSMADLISFGVAPGLVMYQWALVHLQSFGASWGKAGWLAAFVYVACAALRLARFNTQIGKVDKRFFVGLPSPAAAAVMVGMVWVFHDLEITGRNVQLPALLLTLSVGLLMVSNISFYSFKDFDLRNRVPFVAVLIVLLVFALTTIDPPKVLFGVFLVYALSGPVMWAWRRYRRYQRRRKGADD, encoded by the coding sequence TTGCCCAATTTATTGACCACTGGAGCCATGTTTGGCGGTTTCTATGCCGTGGTGGCAGCCATGCAGGGCAAGTTTGAAGCTGCTGCAATTGCAGTGTTTGTCGCCATGATTCTGGATGGGCTGGACGGGCGGGTTGCGCGCATGACCAATACGCAGTCTGAGTTTGGCGCGCAATACGACAGCATGGCTGACCTGATTTCGTTTGGTGTGGCTCCGGGTTTGGTGATGTACCAATGGGCATTGGTGCATTTGCAGTCTTTCGGGGCGTCGTGGGGTAAGGCAGGCTGGCTGGCTGCATTTGTTTATGTGGCATGTGCTGCGTTGCGGCTGGCGCGTTTCAACACCCAGATCGGCAAAGTGGACAAACGCTTTTTTGTCGGCCTGCCCAGCCCTGCGGCTGCGGCTGTCATGGTGGGGATGGTGTGGGTGTTCCACGACCTGGAAATCACCGGGCGGAATGTGCAACTGCCTGCCTTACTCCTGACCCTTTCCGTTGGGTTGTTGATGGTCAGCAATATCAGTTTCTACAGTTTCAAGGACTTTGACCTGCGCAACCGGGTACCGTTTGTTGCGGTGTTGATTGTGCTGCTGGTGTTTGCGTTGACCACGATTGACCCACCTAAGGTACTGTTTGGGGTTTTCCTGGTGTATGCGCTGTCGGGGCCAGTCATGTGGGCGTGGCGGCGTTACCGGCGTTATCAGCGCCGCAGGAAGGGGGCTGATGACTGA
- the arfB gene encoding alternative ribosome rescue aminoacyl-tRNA hydrolase ArfB — MTETRLTGQPARAEAFNIRILPEEIDFQPIRAQGSGGQNVNKVSTAIHLRFDIRASSLPEIWKEKLLAYPDQRISSDGVIIIKAQTHNSQEKNRADALERLRQLIVDATKVQKKRKATRPTRSSQIKRVDSKKKRGTVKAGRGKVDY, encoded by the coding sequence ATGACTGAAACGCGCTTAACGGGTCAGCCCGCCCGCGCCGAAGCGTTCAATATCCGGATTCTCCCGGAAGAAATCGACTTTCAGCCCATCCGCGCGCAAGGCTCGGGCGGGCAGAACGTCAACAAGGTGTCGACCGCTATCCACCTGCGTTTCGACATCCGCGCTTCCTCGTTGCCGGAGATCTGGAAGGAAAAACTGCTGGCTTACCCCGACCAACGCATTTCCAGCGATGGTGTAATCATCATCAAGGCGCAAACCCACAATAGCCAGGAAAAAAACCGTGCGGATGCGCTGGAGCGTCTGCGCCAGCTTATCGTCGATGCCACCAAAGTGCAGAAAAAACGCAAAGCCACCCGTCCGACCCGCAGTTCCCAGATCAAGCGGGTGGATAGCAAGAAAAAGCGCGGCACGGTCAAGGCAGGGCGCGGCAAGGTGGATTATTGA